The segment CCATCACGCTCAAAGAAGTTTCTGGAGCCGATCTCTTCCTGGCAGTGTGTGCACACGAAATGCTCCGGGTGCCACGTGCGGCCCATCGCTGTTACTACCTGTGTAAATACAAATGACATTCTACTCAAACCAGATTTAGTTTAAATCTGCTGAAGAAACATGCATGACCAGGTCGGGACCAGATGACCGTGTTAAAAATCTTTTAAAGCagataataatagaaatatagAAGCTGTTACTGACAGAATttgttaatacatttaatttgtgcTAGCTTTAAACTAAATTTAGAGGTACTAAATCCAGCCCTAAATATTCCTTATATACCTTGCAGACCTGTTCAACATAGTTACCtttacttttatattaaaataaaaaagaggaaCCTCAATTTAACAGATCTGATCCAAAGGAACAGTATAGGGgccaaataaacaataaaataatataatataaatgtggaaataaatattgttattttacacaaataaagGATTTCTTTTCCAAACGTACTTCTTGTTGTTTTGACTTGTGtatctatttttttaaaagttttctATTTCATTGTTTTCAAGAAAAATATTCTACAAAAAATTCTCTTTTTAAGCATTTACCTGCAGTCCCCTCCCCCAAATCTAGtcggacctccatttaacgtATTTtggatttaactgacaaaatctGCAAAACCGAATGTCCAGTCTGATCGTTTAAAATCCCCCGAGAAGCTtcccaagaccagtagttcagtaatcgcTAGCCGGCACACGTCTCTCTATTTACATGAATGAGAGGCTTTGTTTTGccaggaggctcgctttgttctcgcctttttctctgtgttctacacttcatttttgcaagttctagtgcttagttatggtTTTAAAAGACAAGTTATGTGGTTAGCAAAACAGGGTGCGTCTAGGTATTGCTGAAAAGTTAGAACTTATAAAGAAAGTGGAAAGTGGTGTTTCTGTGGCTTGCGTACAAGAGGAATATATTGTGAACAAGCAGTCAGTGAGTGATATATGTAGAtctaaagaaaaactaaaagtatgcttatttatttacaggttttacattacataattacatatcaattaacattattttactgttgatcatatgtgcatgtttagcattttagtgctgtgttttcatatatttttgcaccccatgggaaaaaaaaaaacctcgctACTTCTGacaatcacattttacagaCCAGTGCTCCTCCGTTTTGGTCCATTAAATTGAGGTTCCTTTGTATTGATATTTGTCTGATACACACTGGCCTGCATATATGAGAAGTAAGAAACCTTGGAGACTTCATACCTGACCAACAATAGGTTTGCAGCAAGCCCCACACACTCCTTTAGCCACAGTCTTTACCCCCAGCTTGTGCAAGTCAGACTGGAGGCTTCCCAGCATGTTGTCCAGTTTATTGACCTGAGTGTGCGGTGTTTTTCCCTGGGCCATGATCTAATAAGTCAGAAAAGCAAAAAGTTAGAGCTTACATGAGAGTGTggcattaaattaaatacatattaatacAGTTCAATACACAATAAGTACCAAATCATTacagatacagaaataaaaatctaTCAAATCTAATCTAGTTGTTTTTATTTCCGTGTTTCCATTTTCTCCACTTGCTACACCCCTGTCTTAACTGAGTCTAGCTGAAGACTATCTCGACACACGTGCGACTGCTGgacgcttctttttacctgccagaggTAAAGTCTCGCAGAGAGCCATATCACATAGAGCCTCACACAGGTACCTCGATCAGACAGCAGAGAGGTCAcatttgcagcagcaataaggaGCCTCATCAACCTCCCTCCCTCGGGcacagccaactgtgcctgctGGACGCCCAGCCAGGTCgatagtcatttatttatttagttttacatttatttggaCTTAAGGCATGCCAGCTTTTGTGTTTCAGTCCATTcagtttcttttctttatattttgagtccacatatatatatttattgctGCAAGATCTGTTAGTACTGTTCTGGTATGCCAtgttgatagcacagcttagATTCAAAGTCAAGAGCTGTAGAtcccagcggtggtgggctagcgcatTAGATTCTGGCACCATACGAGCACTCCtatcatacatttttaattgcgCATTAACTCCAGGCTTTTGGAATTGAGCGCAGCTTTAGATCAGATAAAGATAAGATAGCcatttattatcccacagggggaaatttgcTACATTAAAGCAATTTACTACAGAGATAAAGAgatataaaaattttttatacaaatatatatatagataaatagatagatatataatatatatctaatatatataagatatacaccgatcaggcataacataatgaccaccttcttgtttctacactcactgtccattttatcagctccacttaccatatagaagcactttgtagttctacaattactgactgtagtccatctgtttctctgcatattgtttaacctgctttcaccctgttcttcaatggtcaggactcccacagagcaggtattatttaggtgatggatcattctcagcactgcagtgacactgacatggtggtggtgtgttagtgtgtgttgtgctggtatgagtggatcagacacagcagtgctgctggagtttttaaacaccgtgtccactcactgcccactctattagacactcctacctagttggtccaccttgtagatctaaagtcagagatgatcgctcatctattgctgctgtttgagttggtcatctttgagatcttcatcagtggtcacaggacgctgcccacagggcgctgttggctggatatatttttggttggtggactattttcagtccagcagtgacagtgaggtgttcaaaaactccatcagcgctgctgtgtctgatccactcataccagcacaacacacactaacacaccaccaccatgtcagtgtcactgcagtgctgagaatgatccaccacccaaataatacctgctctgtggtggtcctgtgggggtcctgaccattgaagaacagcatgaaacggggctaacaaagcatgtaaataaacagatggactacagtcagtaattgtagaactacaaagtgcttctatatggtaagtggagctgataaaatggacagtgtgtgtagaaacaaggaggtggttttaatgttatggctgatcagtgtatattgcacTGAGAGGTGTTGCACAATGTTTCACTGTTTTAAAAAGGTATAGCAAACGCTTCAAGTTTGCTTTAACAGATCCTctgtattatttcatttaatttagcaggtctttataaaaaaaaaaacagcaaaagcaATTCTATTTTTCCCCCTGAACTAAAATTCCACTCTTtggttgttaaaaaaaaatagccggTGGTGTTGTGCTTGTTTTCATATTTCCATACGCTAAGCTAATGTTTATAAATCTATTAAAGGActaggaataaataaataagtaaaaaagaaagcagTCGCACACATTCTTCTGTTTCTCTCAGTCTAACATTAGAAATTAAAATCTTAAGTGTCTAAAAACCAGATCTGCCTTTATGAGAGCAGCACAGCAAGAACGTTCCAAGCCTGCACCTGCATGGGTGGGAAGAAAGGGTCGTACTCCGTCTGACAGGCCACCGACAGCAGCACTTTAGGAGGCACAACAGGGGCAGGTGGAGGCAACTGAGGGGGAGGAGGTGTGGTTTCGGGTTTAGGTGCAGGGGCCGGTGGAGGGGGTGCTACGGGTTCGGGAGTGGGAGCCTTTTCTGGGACTGGAGGAGGCTGGGGGGGTACTACTGGGGGTTTTGGAGGTGGTGTAGGCTCCCTAGGAGGTGGCGGTGGAACTGGCACCACTTTGACCACAGGGGCAGGCTTGGGTTCCACGACTGGAGCCGGGTGGCGAGGGAGAGAGGGGGACTGGGGAGGAGGAGGTATCACCTTTCTCTGAGGGACAGGAGACTCAGGGGGAATGATAATCTAGAAGAACAGAGGtagagaaaagaaagagaagagTGGAAGAGAAATGTAGTGCAAAAGGTCAGCAAAGAATAACTGgaaagaaaacaaagcaatGAAAGGTGAATGGACAGGTCAGTTTGGAAATgcaaaatgataaaaatgtgtGAATCCTGAAGTGTCCGTTCTGCCGCTCGTGTACCTTATCCACCTCCGTGCTATGGTCTTCACGCATGCGTTTAGGATTCGACATGACGATGACTCCTTCAGTCAGCCAGTCGTCCGGCTGTTTTTTGGGCCGTTCCTTGCGAGCAATTCCCAGCTTGCCTTGCAGTTCTTCGATGAGCCGGTCCTGAGAATTGCTTTTGTGGAAGATGATTGGCCCCATTTTCCTGCGAATAATGCCGTCTCGGTACATGGGGTGGACGTTGGGTGTCTCCTTGGTGCGTCTAATCACAGACTTGAGCTGAGACACGGGTAGAGACCCTGTCAGATGCTTCGTAAAGTTAAACTTCATGCAACGAACAGTGGTCAGCCAAAGTCAGGGGCAAAGTATGGTTAGAGCAGCTGGTTCAGCTGAGGTTAGACTCAGTCATTCTGATTAAAGAAGACCATTATTTCAGGCTGATAGTGGCCAAATTGTGCTAATTCTTGTTAATAAAGTAAGATGCTGGGCACCACATAGGTAAAAAGCAGGATTTTTTGTCCCAATACTGGTAAATTCGGAGCTGAGATGCATTGAGTACAAATGCAAATAAGATCAATAACATGCTAATGTTCTTCATGCATCACTGACATGCCAACACTCCAAACCTTGGCACGCCAAGCACTGCCACACAGCCTTCAATAAACAGCAACAATCCATGACACTCTTATTTTCCACTGCAGTTCCATCCATACATGTCCAGACGCCGAAATTCTGTCCATGGTGCCAAGAGGATGCATCATGGGCAGGTCTATCTGGGTATCCGGAGTCCCCGGGCATGACGACGGAGTGAGAGACTCATCCATCCAGCTGGCCTCGGTCATCGGAGTCATGGAGCCATCGGTTCCGTCATACGGCAGCTTGAGTTCTATGTCGGCCCAGTCCAGCAGGTCACTCCTGCAGTCGGACTGGTCCTCGAGGAGCCCGTCTCCCAGCTCGCTCTCGGTCTGTGTGTCTGGATGCGCATCCCTGCGGTCCACTGCTACCACTGCCTCCTCGAACACCTCAGCGAGTACCTCAGGGTGCGATTCTGAGTTCAGCTTAGAAACCGCTGAAGCCACGAGAGAAACCTCAGCTGCAGGCTTGCTGAAGCTCATGGCCAGAAGGTTATCCAGAGCGTCTTCAAGAGAATGATCCACGGGTGAAGCCTCAAGCCCCGTCGGAGGGGGTGATTTGGGGAAAACGGTAACTGACTCAGGCCGCTCTGTTACAGACACGCTCAATGATTCGGACACTGACATGGAAGAGAATGGAGGTGTGGTGAGGTGGGAGGGAGAAGCAGAAGGTTTAATTGGTGGTGGAGTTTGTAAACTGGGGGATTCACTAACAGCTATAGCAAATGAAGCAGGAGTAAAACAATTGAAACTTTGAAGTACGTCATGATTACCACCTTCAGGAGTCTTTCTACTTAAATGTAGACTCGTGGGAGTGGCGGGTTTAGCAAAAACCACAGAGTCCAAATCAGATTCTGGTTTAATCCCTGTAAGAGTATTCTCAGGCTTTACATGGATATGATCTGGACTGCTAGGACTGACTATGGACACCTTGTTGGAGGTCGTTGTGATAGTCTGGGACAAAACAAGTGACTCCAGTTCATTGCTCAGCATGGAGGCTGAACCATTAACAAAGCTGGCCATGGGTGAATACTTCTGACTGGGATGGGAATGGACTGAAGTTTTAGAAAGGATGGTGGAGTGAGTGGATTGAGTTAGGAGCGATGGATCACTGGAATCTTCCACTATGTGTAACTCTAAGGGCACCAGAGGGGAAGACAGTGGTGAGTAGCTAACTGGCTTTGAAGGGAGATCTGCTGTTGAGAAATCTGTTGTGTGGACTAACGTGGCAGGAGGAGGATGGATTTCCACAACTGTAGTAGAGAAGTTGGCAGACTGAGTGAACAGAGGCTCGGAGTTCAGCGAGCCCAAAGAACTCGGCTGGAGGACGACCAAGAGACGGAAAAGGGGAGGAAAGaaaagatagacagattaaaggataaaaagaaaggaaaagtaTGACAGCCAAggattaaataaacagaaaagttGAAGTTGAAAGAAGTTAAAAGGAGTGCATTTGAGCTAAGAGTATTCAACCAGTGCTAAGCTTCACCTTAAGACTAGCTTTGTTGGTTTCTTACCTAtacttgttgtttttttgggaTTTCagggtcatgttttacactctggaacaggttacacatgattcaccagtgcaagttcaatgtcaaacactgttACAGCCAATTCTCCAGTATGTCCAGTTCGCCCTaacttacacgtctttggactgttggaggaaaccggagctcccacaggaaacccacgcagacactgagagaacatgcaaaccccacacagaaaggaccgggaccgctctacctgggaataaaacccaggaccttcttgctgtgaagcaacggtgctacccactaaacCATTGTGCCACCCTATTACCTATACTATTTCCTCCAACAATATTATTCCTGACATATTCTCAGACacttagggtgtgttcgaaaccCTAGTGCACTCtatacatagacacattttaagtCATCCTACACGCGCTactgagaaggaggctgttcgaaatcctagatgccttaaaatgctcactactaaggtatcttaaaatttcaacgctattttgactcaagaacgagggagcatccgatgctgccctagcggtggaggcaatcccagcattcattgcggcacaactttgctcacagaaaaataaaaaacatggcggatggtgcggagaaacgaacagggttattttcaaatgtaaataaattagatagatttttaatttgtataaacgtgttttatttgcaagttcgggctcgtcagggacagtttaactgttttcagtacacggagggagacgttatttgacatgctagcgcgttgtgccacctcatcccattggtttgaagggcatgatgctaactgtgttagcttagtaagcgaaacccgatgttatcaCCGTCTAAGCAGCACGTTTGAATAATCTGttttataagtcgatgacttattagaatcctctctacttaaggAGCTGCCTGTAGACAGAAAGAAAGCaatgcagctcactaggttttcgaatacacccctagtaagctgccttgctgcctacctgggaagctgcctcagtagagaggaatctaataagtcatcgaacttataaggcagattatttagactccaattcacctcacttgcacgtctttggactgtgggaggaaactagagaatccggagaactccacacagaaaggacccagaccgcaccacctggggatcaaacccaggaccttcttgctgtgaggcgacagtgctacccactgagccaccattcCGCCCCAtacctttatataaattaaaaatcaatgaggatttatttacatttgaaaagtctatctatctatctatctatctatctatctatctatctatctatctatctatctatctatctaatctatctatctatctatctatctatctatctatctgtctatctatctaatctgtctgtctgtctgtctgtctgtctgtctgtctgtctgtctatctatctaatctatccgtccgtccgtccatccatccatctatctgtctgtctgtctatctaatctatctgtctgtctgtccgtccatccatccatccatccatctaatctatctgtctgtctgtctgtctgtctgtctgtctgtctgtctatctatctaatctgtctgtccgtccgtccgtccatccatctatctaatctatctgtctgtctatctaatctatctgtccgtccgtccgtccgtccatccatccatccatccatccatctaatctgtctgtctgtctgtctgtctatctatctatctatctatctatctatctatctatctatctatctatctatctatctatctatctaatctatctaatctatctatctatctgtctatctatctaatcaatcaatctgtctgtctgtctgtctgtctgtctgtctgtctgtctgtctatctatctatctatctatctatctatctatctatctatctatctatctacagtgccttgcaaaagtattcagcccccttgaacttttcaaccttttgccacatttcaggcttcaaacataacgatatgaaattgtaattttttgtgaagaatcaacaacaagtgggacacaatcgtgaagtggaacgaaatttattggatattttaaactttttttagaaataaaaaactgaaaaatggggcgtgcaatattattcggcccccttgcgttaatactttgtagcgccaccttttgctgcgattacagctgcaagtcgcttggggtatgtctctatcagttttgcacatcgagagacagaaatttttgcccattcttccttgcaaaacagctcgagctcagtgaggttggatggagagcgtttgtgaacagcagttttcagctctttccacagattctcgatgggattcaggtctggactttgacttggccattctaacacctggatacgtttatttgtgaaccattccattgtagattttgctttatgttttggatcattgtcttgttggaagataaatctccgtcccagtctcaggtcttttgcagactgcaacaggttttcttccagaatggtcctgtatttggctccatccatcttcccatcaattttaaccatcttccctgtccctgctgaagaaaagcaggcccaaaccatgatgctgccaccaccatgtttgacagtggggatggtgtgttcagggtgatgagctgtgttgcttttacgccaaacataacgttttgcattgtggccaaaaagttcgattttggtttcatctgaccagagcaccttcttccacatgtttggtgtgtctcccaggtgactttttatagatatctttgagaaatggctttcttcttgccactcttccataaaggccagatttgtgcagtgtacgactgattgtgtcctatggacagagtctcccacctcagctgtagatctctgcagttcattcagagtgatcatgggcctcttggctgcatctctgatcagtcttctccttgtttgagctgaaagtttagagggaaggccgggtcttggtagattt is part of the Trichomycterus rosablanca isolate fTriRos1 chromosome 7, fTriRos1.hap1, whole genome shotgun sequence genome and harbors:
- the pxnb gene encoding paxillin isoform X3, giving the protein MKFNFTKHLTGSLPVSQLKSVIRRTKETPNVHPMYRDGIIRRKMGPIIFHKSNSQDRLIEELQGKLGIARKERPKKQPDDWLTEGVIVMSNPKRMREDHSTEVDKIIIPPESPVPQRKVIPPPPQSPSLPRHPAPVVEPKPAPVVKVVPVPPPPPREPTPPPKPPVVPPQPPPVPEKAPTPEPVAPPPPAPAPKPETTPPPPQLPPPAPVVPPKVLLSVACQTEYDPFFPPMQIMAQGKTPHTQVNKLDNMLGSLQSDLHKLGVKTVAKGVCGACCKPIVGQVVTAMGRTWHPEHFVCTHCQEEIGSRNFFERDGQPYCERDYHHLFSPRCHYCNGPILDKVVTALDRTWHPEHFFCAQCGAFFGPEGFHEKDGKAYCRKDYFDLFAPKCGGCARAILENYISALSSLWHPECFVCRECFTPFVNGSFFEHDGQPYCEVHYHEHRGSLCSGCQKPITGRCITAMAKKFHPEHFVCAFCLKQLNKGTFKEQNDKPYCHGCFVKLFS